One Actinomycetota bacterium DNA segment encodes these proteins:
- a CDS encoding metalloregulator ArsR/SmtB family transcription factor: MKAETLLPIFKNLSDSNRFNIYLYLVGGGEKSVGDICAHMGLSQPLTSHHLRHLRLVGLVVCRRKGNSILYSACGEKLNWFCSVIHNELRGKSGCENTV; the protein is encoded by the coding sequence ATGAAAGCCGAAACGCTATTGCCGATATTCAAGAATCTGTCCGATTCGAACAGGTTCAACATATATCTTTACCTGGTTGGAGGGGGAGAAAAGAGCGTTGGCGACATCTGCGCGCACATGGGTTTATCGCAGCCGTTGACCTCGCATCACCTTCGTCATTTACGTTTGGTCGGCCTGGTCGTCTGTCGGCGGAAAGGTAACAGCATCCTCTATTCCGCTTGCGGCGAGAAACTGAACTGGTTCTGCAGTGTAATCCATAACGAGCTACGGGGAAAATCAGGATGTGAGAATACGGTATGA
- a CDS encoding ABC transporter ATP-binding protein: MLEIKNLSAKIGGKPILNKVNMRINEGEVHALLGPNGSGKTTLLMAIMGMPRYKITGGKITFKGKDITRATIDERARLGIGMTFQRPPVVRGVKTRQMVEICMGKKDEAAADRLAAELNLTEMMDRDINQGFSGGEAKRGEMLQLLAQNPLFAMFDEPESGVDLDNMAIVGGAMADILERKEARKTGKQTKAGLIVTHTGHILEYVNADFGHVFMHGTIVCEGNPRDLFTEIRENGYEACVRCRKCR, encoded by the coding sequence GTGCTCGAGATCAAGAACCTGTCCGCCAAAATCGGCGGCAAACCGATTCTCAACAAGGTCAATATGAGGATCAACGAGGGCGAAGTGCACGCTCTGCTGGGTCCGAACGGCAGCGGCAAGACGACGCTGCTGATGGCTATCATGGGCATGCCGCGATACAAGATAACCGGCGGGAAAATAACTTTCAAGGGAAAAGACATCACCCGCGCGACGATCGACGAGCGCGCGCGTCTGGGCATCGGTATGACGTTCCAGCGTCCGCCGGTTGTCAGGGGCGTAAAAACGCGCCAGATGGTAGAGATCTGTATGGGCAAGAAGGACGAAGCCGCGGCGGACAGGCTGGCGGCGGAATTGAATCTTACCGAAATGATGGACCGGGATATCAACCAGGGCTTTTCAGGCGGCGAGGCAAAACGAGGCGAGATGCTACAGCTCTTGGCCCAGAATCCTCTTTTCGCCATGTTCGACGAGCCGGAGTCCGGCGTCGACTTAGATAATATGGCGATTGTCGGCGGCGCGATGGCCGACATCCTGGAGCGAAAGGAAGCCCGCAAGACCGGCAAGCAGACAAAAGCCGGCCTCATCGTTACCCACACCGGACACATTTTAGAGTACGTCAACGCCGACTTCGGCCATGTTTTTATGCATGGCACGATCGTCTGCGAAGGCAATCCGCGGGACCTGTTCACCGAGATTCGCGAGAACGGCTATGAAGCGTGTGTGAGGTGCCGCAAATGTCGGTAA
- a CDS encoding phosphate ABC transporter substrate-binding protein: protein MRKSIIIFLIAALTAITILTAGCSSKSNNGTGTDKGLSGSLRIGGSTTVLPLAQAAAEEFMAKNPNVKVEVQGTGSSEGITGLTERTLDIGNSSRELKPEETGLVDHQVAVDALAIIVNPANGVSGLTDAQVKDILTGKITNWKDVGGKNAKIQVIGRDEASGTRDYVQKEIIGKDAKFPADALAMPGTGQLKAAVAQTPDAVGYISAAQADETVKVVKVDNVKPSPKTVKDKTYKYWRYLHMFTKGKAKGLAKAYIDFVLSSGFQKDTVSEEFYTITE, encoded by the coding sequence TTGCGTAAATCTATCATTATTTTTCTTATCGCAGCTTTAACGGCAATCACAATACTGACGGCGGGTTGTAGCTCCAAGTCGAATAATGGAACAGGCACGGACAAAGGACTATCGGGAAGTCTGCGTATCGGCGGCTCGACGACGGTACTGCCATTGGCGCAAGCGGCCGCGGAGGAGTTCATGGCCAAAAACCCTAACGTAAAGGTTGAAGTTCAGGGCACCGGCAGCTCCGAAGGCATAACCGGTTTGACCGAGAGAACGCTGGATATCGGAAACTCGTCAAGGGAGTTAAAGCCTGAAGAAACCGGCCTGGTCGACCACCAGGTCGCCGTCGATGCCCTCGCGATCATCGTCAATCCGGCTAACGGCGTTAGCGGTTTAACGGACGCCCAAGTCAAGGACATCCTGACGGGGAAGATCACCAACTGGAAGGACGTCGGCGGCAAGAACGCGAAGATCCAGGTCATCGGCCGCGATGAGGCTTCGGGGACCAGGGACTACGTCCAGAAGGAGATCATCGGTAAGGACGCCAAGTTCCCCGCGGACGCTTTGGCTATGCCGGGTACCGGCCAGCTGAAAGCGGCGGTCGCCCAAACGCCCGACGCGGTCGGCTATATAAGCGCCGCTCAGGCTGATGAAACCGTCAAAGTGGTAAAGGTCGACAATGTCAAACCGTCGCCAAAAACCGTAAAGGACAAGACTTATAAATACTGGCGTTATCTCCACATGTTCACCAAGGGGAAAGCGAAGGGATTGGCTAAGGCCTATATCGACTTCGTGTTAAGCAGCGGATTCCAAAAGGACACCGTGTCCGAGGAATTCTACACAATCACCGAATAA
- a CDS encoding cation-transporting P-type ATPase: protein MVDISSLTPGETYKELNTSRRGMTSEEAAKKLSEYGPNVLIAQKSTPIYYRLIAQFTDLFAVLLEIGSLIAFVSYFIGRDIYQLYVAIAIIMVVILNAIIGFFQEYRAEKATEALKKLVPVFARVARDGERIQIPAEEVVPGDLLVLEEGDNIVADARIVEEFELRTNNMTLTGESSPVKVTSEPIKTDGLAKTDIRNLIFMGTSVATGNGAAVVLHTGMYTQFGEVFRLTTTAKEPPSPLEKQVDFLAKRVAVIAIIIGFILFGVALQLSMGYVEAFLFALGVMMALVPQGLPATMSVSLALAIQRMAKSNVLIKKLSAVETLGSTNVICTDKTGTLTKAEMTVKEMWISRRRLEVGGVGYEPIGVFSENGRELSAQEVLDAGGLMFKTAILASTARLVAPDDEVKNWTILGDSTEASLIVAAAKAGLNQDEILDVHPKLYQFPFESVRKRMSSIHRSPDSQQVFSYVKGAPKEVLGHCVKILINGKIEKLTDELRSEVLEANDAYARESLRVLAMAYREMSSTAHKFTQEEAEKDLVFIGLMAMADPPRPEVADAVTKAKRAGIRIIMITGDYGLTAEAIARRIGIVTRNHCRIVTGIELEAMSEDEFAKVLETNYEIIFARVAPEQKLQISQTLREQGNIVAMTGDGVNDAPALKAADIGVAMGVSGTDVSKEAAVMVLLDDSFASIVTAIEEGRGVYSNIKRFVLYIFSHNLSELSPFLFASFSGINLIPMGVLQVLTIDLGSDVLPGLALGTEQPEPGIMDQPPRPRNDRLMNAAAVKRLLFLGLIQSLGSVGGFLLTLYLGGWHWGQALDINTSLLYRQAVTMTQGGVVVGQFFNGFAIRTDKVSVFRIGLFSNRRLIYGEIIGLIIFALISYVPLLNNVLHTGPLGLVHWLILFGFGILLFVAEESRKAVARWRDKNQVRIDK, encoded by the coding sequence ATGGTTGACATTTCGTCACTGACGCCAGGCGAGACTTATAAAGAACTGAATACTTCCCGCCGGGGTATGACATCCGAAGAGGCGGCTAAGAAGCTTAGCGAATACGGTCCCAACGTGCTAATCGCGCAGAAGTCCACGCCCATTTACTACCGTCTGATCGCTCAGTTCACAGACCTCTTTGCCGTCCTTCTGGAAATCGGCAGTCTGATCGCTTTTGTGTCTTATTTCATCGGCCGCGACATATACCAACTTTATGTGGCTATAGCCATTATCATGGTCGTCATCTTAAACGCGATCATCGGCTTTTTCCAGGAATACCGCGCTGAAAAAGCGACCGAGGCCTTAAAGAAACTCGTGCCGGTCTTCGCGCGTGTCGCGCGCGACGGTGAAAGAATACAGATTCCTGCCGAGGAAGTTGTGCCGGGCGACCTACTGGTCCTGGAGGAGGGCGATAATATAGTCGCCGACGCCAGAATCGTCGAGGAATTTGAACTTCGCACAAACAACATGACGCTGACCGGTGAATCCTCTCCAGTAAAGGTCACCTCGGAACCTATCAAAACCGACGGATTGGCCAAGACCGACATTAGAAACCTCATCTTCATGGGCACCAGCGTCGCGACCGGTAACGGCGCTGCCGTCGTCCTTCATACCGGTATGTACACTCAGTTCGGAGAGGTCTTCCGGCTGACCACAACAGCCAAGGAACCGCCTAGCCCGCTAGAGAAACAAGTTGATTTCCTGGCCAAGCGAGTGGCGGTTATAGCCATTATCATCGGTTTCATCCTGTTTGGGGTGGCCTTACAACTGAGCATGGGGTATGTCGAAGCGTTTCTGTTCGCGCTCGGCGTCATGATGGCGCTTGTTCCGCAAGGCTTACCGGCTACCATGTCGGTGTCGTTGGCACTTGCTATTCAGAGGATGGCCAAGTCCAACGTCCTTATTAAGAAGCTTTCCGCTGTTGAAACGCTGGGTTCGACCAATGTTATCTGCACGGATAAAACAGGCACTTTAACAAAAGCTGAAATGACAGTCAAGGAAATGTGGATCAGCCGGCGACGCTTGGAAGTCGGCGGCGTTGGCTACGAACCAATAGGCGTTTTTTCCGAAAACGGGCGCGAGCTATCCGCGCAAGAAGTCCTGGACGCGGGCGGCTTGATGTTTAAAACGGCCATTCTGGCCAGCACGGCCCGTCTGGTCGCGCCGGACGATGAAGTGAAGAATTGGACCATCCTCGGCGACTCGACGGAAGCTTCGCTAATCGTCGCCGCCGCTAAGGCCGGACTAAATCAGGATGAGATCTTGGATGTTCATCCCAAGCTTTACCAATTCCCATTCGAATCGGTTCGCAAGAGGATGTCTTCCATCCATCGTTCGCCAGACAGCCAACAGGTTTTTTCTTATGTTAAGGGCGCCCCCAAGGAAGTCCTCGGCCATTGCGTGAAAATCCTCATAAACGGAAAGATAGAGAAGCTGACCGACGAACTCCGGTCGGAGGTTCTAGAAGCCAATGACGCCTACGCGCGGGAGTCGCTGCGAGTTCTCGCTATGGCCTACCGCGAAATGTCATCCACCGCGCATAAGTTTACCCAGGAAGAAGCCGAGAAAGACTTGGTATTTATCGGCCTGATGGCCATGGCGGATCCGCCGCGTCCCGAAGTAGCCGACGCGGTCACCAAGGCCAAGCGAGCCGGTATTCGGATTATCATGATTACCGGCGACTACGGGCTAACGGCCGAAGCCATTGCCCGCCGTATCGGCATCGTGACCAGAAACCACTGCAGAATCGTTACCGGTATTGAACTGGAAGCGATGTCTGAAGACGAGTTCGCCAAGGTTCTGGAGACCAACTACGAAATCATCTTCGCTAGAGTAGCGCCGGAACAGAAATTACAGATATCTCAAACCTTGCGCGAACAGGGCAATATCGTGGCGATGACCGGCGACGGTGTCAACGACGCCCCCGCCCTCAAGGCGGCTGATATAGGCGTAGCCATGGGAGTGAGCGGCACAGACGTTAGCAAAGAAGCCGCCGTCATGGTTTTGCTTGATGACAGTTTTGCCAGTATCGTAACGGCGATAGAGGAAGGCCGCGGCGTTTACAGCAATATCAAACGGTTCGTGCTCTATATTTTCAGCCACAACCTGTCCGAGCTTAGTCCGTTCTTGTTCGCCTCGTTTTCAGGCATAAACCTGATTCCGATGGGAGTGCTGCAAGTCTTGACTATTGACCTCGGCAGCGATGTTCTGCCGGGACTAGCCTTGGGAACAGAACAGCCCGAACCCGGTATCATGGATCAACCGCCCAGGCCCCGTAATGACCGGCTTATGAACGCTGCGGCCGTCAAACGCCTGCTATTCCTTGGCCTTATCCAGTCTCTCGGATCTGTCGGAGGATTCCTGCTCACTCTCTATCTCGGCGGCTGGCACTGGGGGCAGGCTCTGGACATTAACACCTCGTTGCTTTACCGGCAGGCAGTGACCATGACTCAGGGCGGCGTTGTTGTCGGCCAATTCTTCAATGGATTCGCCATTCGCACGGACAAGGTGTCGGTCTTTAGAATCGGATTGTTCAGCAATCGCAGACTTATCTATGGCGAAATTATCGGCTTAATAATCTTCGCGCTTATCAGTTATGTTCCGCTGTTAAACAATGTCCTGCACACGGGGCCTTTAGGTTTGGTGCATTGGCTGATTCTATTCGGATTTGGGATACTTCTCTTTGTCGCGGAAGAAAGTCGAAAGGCGGTCGCAAGATGGCGAGACAAGAACCAAGTTAGAATAGATAAATGA
- a CDS encoding DedA family protein, translated as MIGSLTNAITSSISVWGYPAIFVLMTLSSMCMPVSSEVVILFAGFLAYQGQLDLFPIIIWATAGNLFGSIISYYVGLYGGRPFIEKYGKYVFVKKREIDWADHWFDRYGHETVFFGRMIPVVRAVISVPAGVSRMNMGKFLLYSTLGALPWDTGLAFAGYALGSQWHKITKYFNAATIIVGVILLAAVAYFVYAHIKRRNGLRNG; from the coding sequence TTGATTGGATCTCTGACCAACGCTATCACCAGTTCCATCTCCGTGTGGGGCTATCCTGCTATATTCGTCCTTATGACTCTCAGTAGTATGTGTATGCCCGTCTCCAGCGAGGTCGTCATCCTTTTCGCCGGTTTTCTGGCTTATCAAGGCCAGCTGGACCTATTCCCCATCATCATTTGGGCAACCGCCGGCAACCTGTTCGGCTCGATAATTTCGTATTATGTCGGCCTATACGGCGGGCGGCCTTTCATCGAGAAATACGGCAAATATGTTTTTGTTAAGAAGCGTGAGATCGACTGGGCGGATCACTGGTTTGACAGATACGGCCACGAAACCGTTTTCTTCGGCCGGATGATCCCGGTTGTCCGCGCCGTCATCAGCGTACCCGCCGGCGTGTCCAGGATGAACATGGGCAAGTTTCTATTATATTCGACCCTGGGCGCCCTGCCCTGGGACACCGGACTGGCTTTCGCCGGCTACGCGCTTGGTTCTCAATGGCACAAGATAACCAAGTATTTCAACGCTGCCACAATAATAGTTGGAGTCATCTTGTTAGCGGCCGTCGCGTACTTTGTTTACGCGCACATAAAGAGGAGAAACGGGCTGCGAAATGGTTGA
- a CDS encoding ATP-binding protein, whose amino-acid sequence MTQEVALVVAIISLVAAVYLGLKLWAAARENNELAAAARDARIRADDDVRTARAYYDDLLDRIPAAVIIIGASGKVRYANKAAESLLITSKRDVKTSPLSRFSVDFELAKQMAEALKGRRVIKEIHIKKPFERAIRAAIQPIEAAGAENEVVAVLEDVTELRRLETARRELVTSFSHELRTPIAANRATLEALLDMGADNEAGERRRFLKNLRVQTEHLSNLVNEMLQLSRLETGDAIAKPKKEKAKDLIKEAVAAVAVLAEAKGVAIETAAPSGISAKADRRLFVQALINLLDNAVKYTDSGGLVRVSAAESHKGSVQFTVTDTGRGIPKAAVNQVFGRFYRVDKHRSREAGGTGLGLAIAKHIVEAHSGTIEVASTLHEGTTFIITIPAA is encoded by the coding sequence GTGACTCAAGAAGTCGCTCTAGTCGTCGCAATCATAAGCCTGGTCGCGGCGGTTTATTTGGGACTGAAGCTTTGGGCCGCGGCGCGTGAGAACAACGAGCTGGCCGCCGCCGCCAGGGACGCGCGAATCCGCGCCGATGACGACGTCCGGACCGCCCGAGCGTATTATGACGACCTGCTTGATCGGATTCCCGCCGCGGTTATCATCATCGGCGCCTCCGGCAAAGTTCGATACGCGAACAAGGCGGCGGAAAGTCTTCTTATCACCTCCAAGCGCGACGTCAAGACCTCTCCCTTGTCCCGGTTTTCGGTGGATTTTGAGCTGGCCAAGCAAATGGCCGAAGCGCTGAAAGGCCGGCGCGTCATCAAAGAAATCCACATAAAGAAACCGTTCGAGAGGGCGATCAGGGCGGCCATTCAACCCATTGAAGCGGCCGGGGCGGAGAACGAGGTCGTGGCTGTTCTGGAGGACGTAACCGAACTTAGACGGCTGGAGACCGCGCGCCGGGAGCTGGTTACCAGTTTTTCCCACGAACTTCGGACGCCGATCGCCGCCAATCGGGCGACTTTGGAAGCGCTGCTGGATATGGGAGCCGACAACGAAGCCGGCGAACGCCGCCGTTTTCTAAAAAACCTACGGGTTCAAACAGAGCACCTCTCTAACTTAGTGAATGAGATGTTGCAGCTTTCCCGGCTGGAAACCGGGGACGCGATTGCCAAACCCAAGAAAGAGAAGGCAAAGGATTTGATAAAAGAGGCCGTCGCAGCCGTAGCGGTTCTGGCCGAGGCTAAAGGCGTCGCGATTGAAACCGCCGCGCCGTCCGGGATTTCCGCGAAGGCCGACCGGCGGTTGTTTGTTCAAGCCCTCATCAACCTGCTGGACAACGCCGTCAAGTATACGGACTCAGGCGGGCTGGTCCGCGTATCCGCCGCCGAAAGCCACAAGGGCAGCGTCCAGTTCACAGTCACCGATACGGGCCGCGGCATTCCGAAAGCGGCCGTCAACCAAGTCTTCGGACGATTCTACCGGGTGGACAAACACAGGTCGCGCGAAGCCGGCGGCACTGGCTTGGGCCTGGCGATTGCCAAACATATCGTGGAGGCCCACAGCGGGACAATCGAGGTCGCCAGCACGCTCCACGAGGGTACGACCTTCATAATTACCATCCCCGCGGCCTAG
- the pstC gene encoding phosphate ABC transporter permease subunit PstC, which translates to MKRVRKASPTQIALFIMTLMSVVGLALIFVFVIREGYPVFTKVGLKAFLFGREWLPTRGKFGALPLITASLIIVVGSVLLATPLGIGLAVYMVEYAPRLIRRWLKTIVELLAGIPSVIFGFFGIIVLIPLTRQIFGGSGFGLIPAMVVLAIMILPTVTAVSADAIRAVPRENRLIIFALGGTRWQVVRRGVLPPALRGILTGVILAEGRAIGETMAVLMVIGNAPLMPKALNQPAAALPSTIALDMAYASGDHRTALFAIGALLLVFSAVLIFAARRIGKVRQ; encoded by the coding sequence ATGAAACGCGTACGCAAGGCGAGCCCCACGCAAATAGCGCTCTTTATCATGACCTTAATGAGCGTCGTGGGGCTCGCCTTGATTTTTGTCTTCGTCATCAGGGAAGGCTATCCGGTCTTCACGAAAGTAGGTCTGAAAGCCTTTCTTTTCGGACGGGAATGGCTGCCGACGAGGGGCAAATTCGGAGCCTTGCCGCTTATCACCGCCAGCCTGATCATTGTAGTAGGTTCAGTTCTCTTGGCGACACCGTTAGGTATCGGCCTGGCCGTCTACATGGTCGAATACGCGCCGAGGTTAATCCGGCGTTGGCTTAAGACAATCGTCGAGCTTCTGGCCGGCATACCCTCGGTTATCTTTGGTTTCTTCGGCATCATAGTACTAATTCCATTGACGCGGCAGATATTCGGCGGCAGCGGTTTCGGGTTGATACCGGCAATGGTCGTGCTGGCCATTATGATTTTGCCGACGGTTACGGCCGTTTCGGCCGATGCCATTCGGGCGGTGCCGAGGGAAAACCGTTTGATTATCTTCGCCTTAGGCGGTACACGGTGGCAGGTTGTCCGGCGCGGTGTTCTGCCGCCCGCCTTGCGCGGTATTCTAACTGGAGTTATCCTGGCGGAAGGCCGGGCCATCGGCGAGACAATGGCGGTATTGATGGTCATCGGTAACGCGCCCCTAATGCCGAAGGCGCTTAACCAACCGGCGGCCGCCTTACCTAGTACGATCGCCCTGGATATGGCCTATGCTTCCGGCGACCACCGGACCGCGTTATTCGCTATAGGGGCGTTGCTGCTTGTCTTTTCCGCTGTGCTGATTTTCGCCGCCCGTCGAATCGGCAAGGTGCGTCAATGA
- a CDS encoding cytochrome c biogenesis protein CcdA: protein MTWQQALSGIPIATYPGAFLWAAASGIFSPCMWAMFPIVLSYVAHETAKGESPKSQGFVLSASFVAGMTLVYTAMGVAVSLVGGNLPVSQSYISLFAGIMLVLIGLNFLGVYQIRLPAFMNAAPKPTRRKGVVGAFILGMFGAVFMGNCGIGFLMPVLTVVLEKGNVLYGATMLFIFGIGHGLPLLFLGTLAGFANAWLKKAQAAKKYVDIASGIILIAVGIYYLTQI from the coding sequence ATGACCTGGCAGCAGGCTTTAAGCGGCATACCTATCGCTACCTATCCCGGCGCGTTTCTCTGGGCCGCCGCCTCAGGAATATTCAGCCCCTGTATGTGGGCGATGTTCCCCATAGTTCTCAGCTACGTAGCCCACGAAACGGCCAAGGGCGAGTCGCCTAAAAGCCAGGGATTTGTCTTGTCGGCTTCGTTTGTTGCCGGCATGACACTCGTTTATACGGCCATGGGTGTAGCCGTTTCCCTGGTAGGCGGTAATTTGCCGGTTTCGCAGAGCTATATATCTCTGTTCGCGGGAATTATGCTTGTTTTGATCGGCCTGAATTTCCTGGGCGTCTACCAGATCCGGCTACCGGCGTTCATGAACGCGGCGCCCAAACCGACGAGGCGTAAAGGCGTCGTCGGCGCGTTTATCCTCGGCATGTTCGGCGCGGTTTTTATGGGGAATTGCGGCATCGGGTTCTTGATGCCGGTGCTGACGGTTGTTCTGGAGAAAGGCAATGTTTTGTATGGCGCGACGATGCTGTTTATTTTTGGGATTGGGCACGGATTGCCGTTATTGTTTCTTGGGACCCTTGCCGGCTTTGCCAACGCCTGGTTAAAGAAGGCCCAAGCGGCCAAGAAATATGTCGATATCGCCAGCGGCATTATCTTAATCGCCGTCGGAATCTACTATCTAACGCAAATATAA
- a CDS encoding SufD family Fe-S cluster assembly protein, with amino-acid sequence MSVKDRLAKKRAEWRAIAETVKDKPAKFGPDVDFARFEEPQAKQEVTSLKSLSKQMKEAALYAGIDTSETFRSGSYFQVDYSPIYHKVQEMYKGQLEIMSTAEALEKYEWAQDLWWTAVPLDQDKFTARAELKHTHGYFIHVFKNQKVETPIQACLLLSENNVSQNVHNMVVLDEGAEAQIITGCTVQEEVSGGAHIGISEFFLRKNSSLMFTMIHNWAETFDVRPRSGTICDEGATFVNNYILMKPVKSIQMFPAAYLNGAGSRARFNTILAGKKDSYIDVGSRAVLKGKNTSAESIARTVAYDESEIYARGDLLSQVNESRAHLDCRGILFGDKAKIWAIPALAAEMAPQAELSHEAAISPIAEEEVEYLQTRGLTKDEAMSAITRGFLNIEIPGLPPVLKKYIDHVLDAADKEAL; translated from the coding sequence ATGTCGGTAAAGGACAGACTGGCCAAAAAGCGCGCCGAGTGGCGCGCGATTGCGGAAACCGTTAAGGACAAACCGGCCAAGTTCGGCCCGGACGTCGACTTTGCCCGCTTTGAGGAACCTCAAGCGAAGCAGGAAGTCACTTCGTTAAAATCCTTGAGCAAACAGATGAAGGAAGCCGCGCTCTACGCCGGCATCGACACTTCGGAAACGTTCCGCTCCGGCAGTTACTTCCAGGTTGACTACTCGCCCATCTATCACAAGGTGCAGGAGATGTACAAGGGCCAGCTGGAAATCATGTCGACGGCCGAGGCGCTGGAAAAGTACGAGTGGGCGCAAGATTTATGGTGGACCGCCGTCCCCCTTGACCAGGATAAATTCACGGCGCGGGCGGAACTGAAACACACCCACGGCTACTTCATCCATGTCTTCAAGAACCAGAAAGTCGAGACGCCGATTCAGGCTTGCCTGCTGCTGTCAGAAAACAACGTCAGCCAAAACGTTCACAACATGGTCGTTCTGGACGAGGGCGCCGAAGCCCAGATCATCACCGGCTGTACGGTTCAAGAAGAGGTATCGGGCGGCGCGCATATCGGGATTTCCGAGTTCTTCCTCAGAAAGAATTCAAGTTTGATGTTTACGATGATCCATAACTGGGCGGAAACCTTTGACGTCCGGCCGCGCAGCGGGACAATCTGTGACGAAGGCGCGACATTCGTCAACAACTACATCCTGATGAAACCGGTAAAATCGATTCAGATGTTCCCGGCGGCTTACTTGAATGGCGCCGGTTCCCGCGCGCGGTTTAATACCATATTGGCGGGCAAGAAAGATTCCTACATCGACGTTGGCTCACGTGCTGTCTTGAAAGGCAAGAACACAAGCGCTGAATCCATCGCCCGCACCGTCGCTTACGACGAGAGTGAGATATACGCGCGCGGCGATCTGCTGAGCCAGGTCAACGAGAGCCGGGCGCACCTGGATTGCCGCGGCATCCTGTTCGGCGACAAGGCCAAGATCTGGGCCATTCCCGCGCTAGCCGCGGAGATGGCGCCGCAAGCCGAGCTCTCCCACGAAGCCGCCATCTCGCCCATCGCCGAGGAAGAGGTCGAGTATCTGCAGACGCGCGGCCTGACCAAGGACGAAGCGATGTCAGCCATTACCCGCGGGTTCCTGAACATCGAGATTCCAGGACTGCCGCCCGTCCTCAAGAAATACATCGACCACGTCCTGGACGCCGCCGACAAGGAAGCGCTGTAA
- a CDS encoding thioredoxin domain-containing protein has translation MGQLVDELKPRYDGKINFMAVFVDEEKELPVAEKFNVQFVPMTILFDKNGNAVDSLEGVVDKTVLSKKLEELAK, from the coding sequence ATGGGCCAGTTGGTCGATGAGCTAAAACCGCGGTACGACGGCAAAATCAATTTCATGGCTGTCTTTGTTGACGAAGAAAAAGAACTTCCGGTTGCCGAGAAATTCAACGTGCAATTCGTGCCGATGACGATACTTTTTGACAAGAACGGAAATGCTGTGGATTCTCTGGAGGGCGTAGTCGACAAAACCGTTTTATCCAAGAAGCTGGAAGAGCTGGCGAAGTAG
- a CDS encoding response regulator transcription factor, with the protein MPKKILIIEDERSLADSLSYAFKKEGFEVATAADGDEGLSRFQSSPPDLVILDLMLPGLSGEDICREIRKSGDTPILVLSAKDTETDKVVALELGADDYVTKPFSLREVIARVRGLLRRGAKESPAKEPPELSVGPFTLDVRAHQAFRDNRALALTPKEFDLLVLFLRNPGQVLTPHLILERVWGYDYYGSDKTVNVYIKKLREKIDDDDDGSLIKNIRGVGYKLEVKSG; encoded by the coding sequence ATGCCTAAAAAGATTCTGATTATTGAGGATGAGCGGTCACTGGCCGATTCGCTTTCTTACGCCTTTAAGAAAGAGGGTTTCGAGGTGGCGACGGCGGCCGACGGTGATGAGGGTTTGAGCCGGTTTCAGTCGAGCCCGCCGGATCTGGTCATTCTTGACCTTATGTTGCCGGGCCTGTCAGGTGAAGACATCTGCCGGGAGATCCGAAAGTCCGGCGACACTCCGATTCTTGTGCTGTCGGCGAAAGACACCGAAACCGATAAGGTCGTAGCGCTGGAACTGGGCGCCGACGATTATGTGACAAAACCCTTCAGCTTACGCGAGGTCATCGCCCGCGTCCGCGGCTTGCTGCGGCGCGGCGCCAAAGAGAGCCCAGCGAAAGAGCCGCCCGAGTTGTCGGTTGGACCGTTTACCTTGGATGTCCGCGCCCACCAGGCTTTCCGCGATAACCGCGCGCTGGCGCTCACGCCGAAGGAGTTCGATCTCCTGGTCTTGTTCTTGCGGAATCCCGGACAGGTCTTAACGCCGCATCTAATCCTGGAACGCGTTTGGGGATACGATTACTACGGCAGCGACAAGACTGTCAACGTTTATATTAAGAAGTTGCGGGAAAAAATCGACGACGACGACGACGGTTCTTTGATTAAGAACATAAGAGGCGTCGGCTACAAGCTCGAGGTGAAGAGCGGGTGA
- a CDS encoding FmdB family zinc ribbon protein has product MPEYDFVCGGCGEAVTIRATMKEKQEGPKCPLCGSDELAQVFSPIGVLGGCESSPSKVPG; this is encoded by the coding sequence ATGCCTGAATATGATTTTGTCTGCGGCGGCTGCGGCGAAGCGGTCACCATCAGAGCAACGATGAAAGAGAAGCAGGAAGGACCAAAGTGTCCGTTATGCGGCAGCGATGAGCTGGCTCAGGTCTTCTCGCCGATCGGTGTTTTGGGCGGCTGCGAAAGTTCGCCCAGTAAGGTGCCCGGGTGA